In Tenrec ecaudatus isolate mTenEca1 chromosome 4, mTenEca1.hap1, whole genome shotgun sequence, a single window of DNA contains:
- the LOC142446423 gene encoding olfactory receptor 8H1-like: protein MGQRNNTNVPDFILLGLTDSEELRLVLFHLFLLIFLVTVLGNAGMILIIRLDLHLHTPMYFFLSHLSFLDLNYSSVITPKTLENLIFATKHIAFGSCFAQLYFFVLLGATECFLLAAMAYDRYVAICNPLQYPVIMSPSLCRSLITVSYLIGIFDSCITVLPIYTLHFCNSNIIHHFFCDITPILTLSCIDTHEVEFIIFIFAGSTLVVSLTSISVSYASILSTILKINSTSGKQRAFSTCASHLLGVTIFYGTMIFTYLKPRSSYSLGKDQVASVFYTIVIPMLNPLIYSLRNKEVKNAVIRLLQKMESTRHVR, encoded by the coding sequence ATGGGTCAAAGGAACAACACGAACGTGCCTGACTTCATCCTTTTGGGACTGACAGACTCTGAAGAGCTCCGGCTAGtcctctttcatctatttctccTAATCTTCCTGGTTACTGTGCTGGGGAACGCAGGGATGATCCTCATCATTCGACTGGACCTTCACCTCCACACGCCCATGTATTTCTTCCTCAGTCACCTGTCATTCCTTGATCTCAACTACTCATCAGTCATTACTCCTAAAACCTTGGAAAACTTAATATTTGCCACCAAGCATATTGCATTTGGAAGCTGTTTTGCTCAATTGTATTTTTTTGTCTTATTGGGTGCTACAGAATGTTTTCTTCTGGCCGCAATGGCCTATGATCGCTATGTAGCAATCTGCAATCCTCTACAATACCCAGTCATCATGTCCCCATCCCTCTGCCGCTCTCTCATCACTGTATCCTACTTGATTGGCATTTTTGATTCTTGTATTACTGTTCTGCCCATTTACACCTTGCATTTCTGCAATTCAAATATCATTCATCATTTTTTCTGTGACATCACTCCAATTTTAACCCTCTCCTGCATTGACACACATGAAGTGGAGTTCATAATTTTCATCTTTGCTGGATCCACCCTAGTGGTGTCTCTTACCTCAATTAGTGTGTCTTATGCATCCATTCTCTCTACTATCCTGAAAATCAATTCCACATCAGGGAAGCAAAgagccttctccacctgtgccTCTCACCTGCTGGGAGTCACCATCTTCTATGGTACCATGATTTTTACTTACTTAAAGCCACGTAGCTCCTACTCCTTAGGAAAAGACCAAGTGGCTTCTGTTTTTTACACTATTGTGATCCCCATGCTGAACCCGCTCATTTATAGTCTTAGGAACAAAGAAGTAAAAAATGCTGTCATTAGACTTCTGCAGAAGATGGAGAGCACCAGACATGTAAGATGA
- the LOC142446425 gene encoding olfactory receptor 8H1-like, whose translation MGRRNNTNVPDFILVGLTDSEEVRLVLFHLFLLIYLVTVLGNAGMILVIRLDLQLHTPMYFFLSHLSFLDLSYSSVITPKTLENLIFATKHISFGSCFAQMYCFVLLGATECFLLSAMAYDRYVAICNPLQYPVIMSPSLCRSLITVSYLIGIFDSCITVLAIYTLHFCNSNVIHHFFCDITPILTLSCTDTHEVEFIIFILAGSTLVVSLITIGVSYASILSTILKITSTSGKQRAFSTCASHLLGVTIFYATMIFTYLKPRRSYSLGKDQVASVFYTIVIPMLNPLIYSLRNKEVKRAVIRLLQKRESTRHVR comes from the coding sequence ATGGGTAGAAGGAACAACACAAACGTGCCTGACTTTATCCTTGTGGGACTGACAGACTCTGAAGAGGTCCGACTGGtcctctttcatctatttctccTCATCTACCTGGTGACTGTGCTGGGGAACGCAGGGATGATACTTGTCATCCGCCTGGACCTTCAGCTGCACACGCCCATGTATTTCTTCCTCAGTCACCTGTCATTCCTTGATCTCAGCTACTCATCCGTCATTACTCCTAAAACTTTGGAAAACCTAATATTTGCCACCAAGCATATTTCATTTGGAAGCTGTTTTGCTCAAATGTATTGTTTTGTCTTATTGGGTGCTACagaatgttttcttctctctGCAATGGCCTATGATCGCTATGTAGCTATCTGCAATCCTCTACAATACCCAGTCATTATGTCCCCATCCCTCTGCCGCTCTCTCATCACTGTATCCTACTTGATTGGCATTTTTGATTCCTGTATTACTGTGCTGGCCATTTACACCTTGCATTTCTGCAATTCCAATGTCATTCATCATTTTTTCTGTGACATCACTCCAATTTTAACCCTCTCTTGCACTGACACACATGAAGTGGAGTTCATAATTTTCATCCTTGCTGGATCCACCCTAGTGgtgtctcttatcacaattggtgTGTCTTATGCATCCATTCTCTCTACTATCCTCAAAATCACTTCCACATCAGGGAAGCAAAgagccttctccacctgtgccTCCCACCTGCTGGGGGTCACCATCTTCTATGCTACCATGATTTTTACTTACTTAAAGCCAAGGAGGTCCTACTCCTTGGGAAAGGACCAGGTGGCCTCTGTTTTTTACACTATTGTGATCCCCATGCTGAACCCGCTCATTTACAGTCTGAGGAACAAAGAAGTGAAAAGGGCTGTCATTAGACTTCTGCAGAAGAGGGAGAGCACCAGACATGTAAGATGA